A single window of Spirochaetota bacterium DNA harbors:
- a CDS encoding sigma-54 dependent transcriptional regulator, which yields MGNILIVDDNPSILKYIEDILESSGHTIVKCADGMSAIDAFHSDSFDLVVSDLAMPGMDGFELVSEIRMLYPDIPIVIITGVGGVDEAVTAIKKGASDFVIKPFQPQEFRVKVEQNLEHYRLKKEIERLKRDRSARGGVAIVGEGPAMKKLRATMKQVAKSNAPVILFGESGTGKELVARAIHEESERREKLFLPVDCSALSETIIESELFGHVRGAFTGADRTKKGLFEEANGGTVFLDEIGNLTWQTQSKLLRFLQEREIKPVGSSKVIKINVRILSATNVNLRKEIENGTFREDLFYRLSGIELVVPPLRDRVDDIPRLVEHFIRKYSRDLGKRIDFIADEALEILKRRKWSGNVRELEHLIEYALVLESQNRIEASTILHILPECKEGASIPASFEPDLSRAVGFFEKEHIERVIGLARNNKAKAARLLGISRSVLYEKMKKYNIE from the coding sequence ATGGGTAACATATTAATTGTCGATGATAATCCCTCGATTCTTAAATATATTGAGGACATCCTGGAGTCGAGCGGACATACCATCGTCAAATGCGCCGATGGTATGTCCGCGATCGATGCCTTTCACTCGGATTCGTTCGATCTGGTGGTTTCCGACCTCGCGATGCCCGGCATGGACGGCTTCGAACTGGTGTCGGAGATACGGATGCTCTACCCCGACATTCCCATCGTCATTATAACCGGCGTCGGTGGCGTCGACGAGGCGGTCACGGCGATTAAAAAAGGCGCCAGCGATTTCGTGATTAAACCGTTTCAGCCCCAGGAATTCAGGGTAAAGGTCGAACAGAACCTCGAACACTATCGCCTTAAAAAAGAGATAGAGCGGCTGAAGCGCGACCGCTCGGCCAGGGGAGGGGTCGCGATAGTAGGCGAGGGGCCCGCCATGAAGAAGCTCAGGGCCACGATGAAACAGGTGGCGAAATCGAACGCGCCGGTGATACTGTTCGGGGAAAGCGGAACGGGCAAGGAACTCGTCGCGCGGGCGATCCACGAGGAGAGCGAAAGGAGGGAGAAGCTGTTTCTGCCCGTTGACTGCAGCGCCCTGAGCGAGACGATCATCGAGTCGGAGCTTTTCGGGCACGTTCGCGGAGCCTTTACGGGCGCCGACAGGACGAAGAAGGGCCTCTTCGAGGAGGCGAACGGCGGCACGGTCTTCCTCGACGAGATCGGAAATCTCACCTGGCAGACCCAGAGCAAGCTATTGCGCTTTTTGCAGGAGCGCGAGATCAAGCCTGTCGGCTCGAGCAAGGTGATCAAGATCAATGTCCGCATCCTCAGCGCGACGAACGTAAACCTGCGCAAGGAGATAGAAAACGGCACGTTTCGCGAGGACCTGTTCTACCGCCTTTCGGGTATAGAGCTCGTCGTACCGCCCCTTCGCGACCGCGTGGACGACATCCCCCGCCTGGTGGAGCATTTTATACGAAAGTATTCGCGCGATCTTGGAAAGAGGATCGATTTTATCGCGGATGAGGCGCTCGAGATTCTCAAGCGGCGCAAATGGAGCGGCAACGTCCGCGAGCTCGAGCACCTCATTGAATATGCCCTGGTTCTTGAGAGCCAAAACAGGATCGAGGCAAGCACAATCCTGCACATCCTGCCGGAATGCAAGGAGGGGGCGTCCATACCGGCTTCGTTCGAGCCCGACCTATCGCGAGCGGTCGGTTTCTTTGAAAAGGAGCATATAGAGCGCGTTATCGGCCTTGCCCGGAACAACAAGGCCAAGGCCGCACGACTCCTCGGCATCAGCCGCAGCGTACTCTACGAGAAGATGAAAAAATACAATATCGAATAG
- a CDS encoding metallophosphoesterase encodes MRILLTSDLHLGIDERSAAAPGPARMNTFRKICALAADHDLILIAGDLFHDSGNAAAMDAVMSAASQELAALCERGTAVLFSPGECDRSLLESPGGIPRDGFTHIFSDDSDACYSITRSGETVTVYGLPAGAKQGPGSLRRNDADGFHMALLHADFCTQDPASSAGITSLRKDDIRALNLDFYALGHNHNFRIFKSRNRVIGAYPGSPEAVEAGETGERYVLSITIENGEIVQVKRLAVNTTTVERLSIPCEGVRSSRDIADIVEKKAAPRTALTVVLTGERGFPLDINAVLERGRGFERLDVIDESSPTLSLLAHEYIDENSLRGAFFGRLREMIEGNELPEDIDRRLLAAMIFRMTASPGSWNAEDWHCV; translated from the coding sequence ATGAGGATACTCCTGACATCCGACCTCCACCTTGGAATCGACGAACGCTCCGCAGCGGCCCCTGGCCCTGCAAGGATGAACACGTTCCGTAAAATCTGCGCGCTTGCGGCCGATCACGATCTTATCTTGATCGCCGGGGATCTCTTCCACGACTCGGGCAACGCGGCGGCAATGGACGCCGTCATGAGCGCAGCCTCGCAGGAGCTTGCTGCGTTGTGCGAGCGGGGAACGGCCGTTCTGTTTTCGCCGGGCGAGTGTGACCGCTCGCTGTTAGAGTCCCCGGGGGGCATTCCACGGGACGGCTTTACGCACATTTTTTCAGATGATAGCGACGCCTGTTATTCGATAACGCGCAGCGGCGAGACCGTCACGGTTTACGGCCTTCCGGCGGGAGCAAAGCAGGGGCCCGGAAGCCTGAGGAGAAATGACGCCGACGGCTTCCACATGGCTTTGCTACATGCCGATTTCTGCACCCAGGATCCCGCTTCGAGTGCGGGGATTACCAGTTTGCGCAAGGACGATATACGAGCCCTCAATCTCGATTTCTATGCACTGGGGCATAATCACAACTTCAGAATATTCAAGTCCCGGAACAGGGTAATCGGCGCGTATCCCGGAAGCCCCGAAGCGGTCGAGGCGGGCGAAACCGGAGAGCGCTACGTTCTTTCAATAACGATCGAAAACGGCGAAATAGTCCAGGTCAAACGCCTCGCAGTCAACACCACCACCGTAGAACGGCTTTCCATTCCCTGCGAGGGGGTCAGATCCTCGCGCGATATAGCGGACATTGTTGAAAAAAAAGCGGCGCCACGGACCGCGCTTACCGTCGTTCTGACGGGAGAACGGGGCTTCCCGCTCGATATCAACGCCGTACTGGAACGCGGGCGCGGCTTTGAACGGCTTGATGTTATCGACGAGTCCTCACCCACACTTTCCCTCCTCGCCCACGAATACATCGACGAAAATTCCCTGAGAGGGGCGTTTTTCGGGCGCCTGAGGGAAATGATCGAGGGTAACGAGCTACCCGAGGATATCGACCGCCGCCTGCTCGCCGCCATGATTTTCAGGATGACGGCGTCACCGGGCTCCTGGAACGCGGAGGACTGGCATTGCGTATAA
- a CDS encoding GNAT family N-acetyltransferase translates to MSQEGKKTRLDEIKRLFPEKFLHEEKVFSRINRGDRIFIGTGCGEPQHLVNALVNYAASYPKAFFDAEVIHVWTMGVAPYADVKFKANFRHNSFFVGDNTRDAVNTGLADYTPIFLSEVPDLINRKLVEIDVALIQTSLPDDHGYLSLGISVDIVKAAVENAHLVIAQVNSSMPRVHGDGFLHIDDIDYVIPYDEPLLEFTSKVPDDIADRIGGHVARIVQDGDTIQVGYGGTPNAVLSNLKNKKHLGVHTELLSDGIVELIKCGAVDNSNKSIDRGKTVASFCMGHADTYKFLHDNPGVEFRSIEYTNNPMTIAGIKNMTAINASLQIDLTGQATAESIGRMFYSGIGGQADFMRGAALAPGGKTILTMRSSSNDGELSRIVPFLGEGAGVTLGRGDVHYVVTEYGIAYLHGKNIRERAMDLIAIAHPKFRPWLIVEAKKAGLIYKDQAFIPGKKGEYPETLEVYRTTRAGLKLLLRPVRISDEPLLKDFFYSLSDRSIYRRFISTRKDMHHERLQEFVIIDYTREMVILAVVEQIQKDRVVGIAQYGKQEFAHTAEVAVVISDDFQNKGVGTELLSFVTYLARKEGLLGFTAEVLVENRPMLHLFEKMGFIIEKRSSEGVYELKMQFRGETL, encoded by the coding sequence ATGAGCCAGGAAGGCAAAAAAACAAGGCTTGATGAAATCAAAAGGCTTTTCCCCGAAAAATTTCTTCACGAGGAGAAGGTTTTCAGTCGCATCAACCGCGGGGACCGTATTTTTATAGGGACCGGCTGCGGCGAACCGCAGCATCTGGTCAATGCCCTCGTCAACTACGCGGCGTCGTATCCAAAGGCGTTTTTCGACGCGGAAGTGATTCACGTCTGGACCATGGGAGTCGCCCCTTACGCGGACGTAAAATTCAAGGCCAACTTCAGGCATAATTCCTTTTTCGTGGGAGATAATACGCGTGACGCCGTGAACACCGGCCTCGCGGATTATACGCCCATTTTCCTTTCGGAGGTTCCGGATCTCATCAACCGCAAACTGGTTGAGATCGACGTGGCGCTGATACAGACTTCGCTCCCCGACGATCACGGCTACCTTAGCCTTGGAATCAGCGTCGACATCGTAAAAGCGGCGGTCGAAAACGCGCACCTCGTCATCGCACAGGTGAACTCTTCCATGCCGCGGGTTCATGGCGACGGCTTTCTCCATATCGACGACATCGATTATGTCATCCCGTACGACGAGCCTCTCCTGGAGTTCACCTCGAAGGTCCCCGACGACATCGCCGACCGCATAGGCGGGCACGTCGCGAGGATCGTTCAAGATGGCGATACGATCCAGGTCGGCTACGGCGGCACCCCCAACGCGGTGCTCTCCAATCTGAAGAACAAGAAACACCTCGGCGTGCACACGGAGCTTCTGTCCGACGGGATCGTCGAGCTTATTAAATGCGGCGCCGTCGACAATTCAAACAAGAGCATCGACCGCGGCAAGACGGTGGCATCCTTCTGCATGGGGCATGCCGACACCTACAAATTCCTACACGACAATCCGGGCGTTGAGTTCCGCTCCATTGAATACACCAACAATCCCATGACGATCGCCGGCATCAAAAACATGACGGCGATCAATGCGTCCCTGCAGATCGATCTGACCGGGCAGGCGACGGCAGAGTCCATCGGCAGAATGTTCTACAGCGGCATCGGCGGGCAGGCCGATTTTATGCGCGGCGCGGCGCTCGCTCCCGGGGGCAAGACCATCCTCACGATGCGGTCCAGTTCGAACGACGGCGAGTTGTCGAGGATAGTGCCGTTCCTCGGAGAGGGTGCGGGCGTCACCCTGGGCCGGGGAGACGTGCACTACGTGGTTACCGAATACGGCATAGCCTACCTGCACGGAAAGAACATCCGCGAGCGTGCCATGGACCTTATCGCCATCGCCCACCCCAAGTTCAGACCGTGGCTGATCGTAGAGGCCAAAAAGGCGGGTCTCATCTACAAAGACCAGGCGTTCATCCCCGGCAAAAAGGGTGAATATCCCGAAACGCTGGAGGTATACCGGACCACCAGGGCTGGTCTGAAGCTTCTGCTTCGGCCCGTGCGAATCAGCGACGAGCCGCTGCTCAAGGATTTTTTCTATTCACTTTCGGACAGGAGCATTTACCGGCGTTTCATCTCCACGCGCAAGGACATGCACCATGAGCGGCTGCAGGAATTCGTGATAATCGACTACACGCGGGAGATGGTGATCCTGGCCGTGGTCGAGCAGATCCAGAAAGATCGCGTTGTCGGGATCGCGCAGTACGGTAAGCAGGAATTCGCCCACACCGCCGAGGTCGCCGTGGTTATAAGCGATGACTTTCAGAACAAGGGCGTTGGCACGGAGCTTTTATCTTTTGTAACGTACCTTGCAAGAAAAGAGGGCCTTTTGGGATTCACCGCGGAGGTGCTGGTGGAGAACAGGCCCATGCTCCATCTTTTCGAAAAGATGGGCTTCATTATAGAAAAGAGAAGTAGCGAGGGAGTATATGAGTTAAAGATGCAATTCAGAGGGGAGACGCTATGA
- a CDS encoding AAA family ATPase gives MRIKRCVASRPGLFNNRTLEFNEGLTIVYGRNGSGKSVLARAIIELVWGSAYPITLLKKGTWENFYLEVHLATSFDYSFIRNSDKLLSILGGNGKPEAELFRGDPATPPESMRNLLIDRLASTVNDPVLRGMYASLNADAFSAVSFIASPTDASESPPLAYDIVRYMLLQDASGFFGLYRRAYGGAAGRRAGDRLLDEFLHAEADLKEIEKKTRIIDIQQSRGDKILRERRQVENEIARIDNRITALSVERIIAGKLTMIVDNLRSVEKRIDDIGAELLDSDNLIKTIASREASIESRFPQFRDFTDQKKQNLKRLQETYREIRDIHVALDNYTSTRKARFQKAAGILALTGFGGIALIYFLVNGGLLALPIRIRMYLVTGLLGLLVLMAAVLYLPLFIPRRPRELATLLASKNVIEARLREILKENKIELVDYKLEAVYGFLLQYFEEYGEYADGLLELFKLREGLKSPDYLRALQDERRELSRSADTQREEVLADLSRLARYGSREIDEVRIRSIMEDIDREIAILDSQRQAEGKILAQLACEVDTAGNYEDELRQLRETRATAEERYGRLTARKKTMDMIGAIFEEVIDRREASQITRLARSARGKFDAITENRHITEIDDDAIIRFIRAGGRIDDLNPALAHLLLLAVKIALSDFILESGSAPPLIVDDPFIFMDDRRGENLKRLLAEAARERQIIVFTQHGSLADRSAEKEL, from the coding sequence TTGCGTATAAAACGATGTGTCGCCTCCCGCCCGGGGCTCTTCAACAACCGCACCCTCGAATTCAACGAGGGCCTTACGATCGTATACGGGCGAAACGGGTCCGGCAAGAGCGTACTTGCGCGCGCCATAATCGAGCTCGTCTGGGGGAGCGCTTACCCGATAACCCTGTTAAAGAAGGGGACATGGGAGAACTTCTATCTCGAAGTTCACCTGGCCACGTCGTTCGATTATTCCTTCATACGCAACAGCGACAAGCTCCTCTCCATACTGGGCGGCAATGGGAAGCCCGAAGCCGAGCTGTTCCGGGGCGATCCCGCCACGCCTCCGGAGTCCATGCGAAACCTGCTTATCGACCGGCTCGCCTCCACGGTTAACGATCCCGTCCTGCGCGGCATGTACGCCTCGCTCAACGCCGACGCGTTCAGCGCCGTTTCGTTCATTGCGTCTCCCACCGACGCGTCGGAATCGCCGCCCCTCGCCTACGACATTGTACGGTATATGCTCCTTCAAGATGCCTCCGGCTTCTTCGGTCTTTACCGAAGGGCCTACGGCGGCGCGGCGGGACGAAGGGCGGGGGACCGGCTTCTCGATGAATTCCTCCATGCCGAAGCCGATCTCAAGGAGATCGAGAAAAAAACACGCATCATCGATATCCAGCAGTCGCGGGGAGATAAGATTCTACGCGAACGCAGGCAGGTGGAAAACGAGATCGCCCGTATCGACAACCGTATCACGGCGCTCAGTGTGGAGCGTATAATCGCGGGCAAACTCACAATGATAGTTGATAACCTCCGATCGGTCGAGAAACGGATCGACGATATCGGCGCCGAATTGCTGGACTCGGATAATCTTATTAAAACGATAGCCTCCCGCGAGGCATCCATCGAAAGCAGGTTTCCCCAGTTCAGGGACTTCACCGACCAGAAAAAACAGAACCTCAAACGCCTCCAGGAAACCTACCGCGAGATCCGGGACATCCACGTAGCGCTTGACAATTATACCTCGACGCGAAAGGCCCGCTTTCAAAAGGCCGCGGGAATCCTCGCGCTTACCGGCTTCGGCGGAATTGCGCTTATTTACTTCCTTGTGAACGGGGGCCTGCTCGCGCTCCCGATCAGGATCAGGATGTACCTGGTTACCGGCCTGCTGGGACTGCTTGTACTCATGGCGGCCGTACTATACCTGCCCCTCTTCATACCCCGAAGACCGCGCGAGCTGGCGACCCTTCTCGCGTCAAAGAATGTGATAGAAGCAAGACTTCGGGAGATATTAAAAGAGAATAAGATAGAATTGGTCGACTACAAGCTCGAAGCGGTGTACGGCTTTCTGCTCCAGTACTTCGAGGAATACGGGGAATATGCCGACGGCCTCCTGGAGCTTTTCAAGCTTCGCGAAGGGCTTAAAAGCCCCGACTATCTGAGAGCCCTGCAGGATGAGCGGCGGGAGTTGTCGCGTTCCGCCGACACGCAAAGGGAAGAGGTGCTGGCCGACCTGTCGAGGCTCGCGCGTTACGGCTCGCGGGAGATCGACGAGGTTCGTATTCGTTCCATCATGGAGGATATCGACAGAGAAATCGCCATCCTCGACAGCCAGCGGCAGGCCGAGGGAAAAATACTCGCGCAGTTGGCCTGCGAGGTCGACACCGCCGGGAATTATGAAGACGAACTCAGGCAATTGAGAGAAACACGCGCGACGGCCGAGGAACGATACGGGCGGCTTACGGCCCGTAAAAAAACAATGGATATGATCGGCGCCATATTCGAAGAGGTCATCGATCGAAGAGAAGCCAGCCAGATCACGAGGCTTGCCCGCTCGGCCAGGGGGAAGTTCGATGCCATTACCGAGAACCGGCATATAACCGAGATCGACGACGACGCGATAATCCGCTTTATCAGAGCGGGTGGCCGGATCGACGACCTCAATCCGGCGCTCGCGCACCTGTTACTGCTTGCCGTAAAAATTGCATTGTCCGATTTTATCCTTGAGTCGGGAAGCGCGCCTCCGCTGATCGTCGACGACCCCTTTATCTTCATGGACGACCGGAGGGGCGAAAACCTCAAACGGCTGCTCGCCGAGGCGGCGCGGGAGCGGCAGATAATCGTATTCACCCAGCACGGATCGCTTGCCGACCGTTCTGCGGAAAAAGAGCTATAA
- a CDS encoding HAD hydrolase family protein: MSKSAFHIVFTDLDGTLLDHNDYGYERSLPGIRLLKEIGVPLILVSSKTAAEIEILHHELGLDWPFVCENGGGIVFPGKPGGPSRLEAHGMRVNDLAARVHLLAGATGKSVRLFSDMSIDEIAERTKLGLDAAALARERSFTIPFVTTDGSAVDLHAANLLLAKDGLGITRGGRFYHFGAAGVDKGRAVRRIRETFRSTAGEADIVTTGIGDSENDLPMLHAVNRPVLVRKPDGGVVGTEIDAMITGGTGPEGFTEAVMLLFA, translated from the coding sequence ATGAGTAAATCCGCCTTTCATATCGTGTTCACCGATCTGGACGGCACCCTTCTCGATCACAACGACTACGGTTACGAACGATCACTGCCGGGCATCCGGTTATTAAAAGAAATCGGAGTACCGCTCATACTGGTTTCGAGCAAAACCGCGGCCGAAATTGAAATCCTGCACCACGAACTCGGTCTCGACTGGCCTTTTGTCTGCGAGAACGGCGGCGGGATTGTTTTCCCGGGAAAGCCCGGCGGACCCTCGCGCCTGGAAGCGCATGGCATGAGAGTGAACGACCTGGCCGCGCGCGTACATCTGCTTGCAGGGGCGACGGGCAAAAGCGTGCGGCTTTTCTCCGACATGAGCATCGACGAGATAGCCGAACGGACGAAGCTCGGCCTCGACGCCGCCGCCCTTGCCCGCGAGCGCTCCTTCACCATCCCGTTTGTAACGACTGATGGGTCCGCGGTCGATCTGCACGCGGCAAACCTGCTCCTGGCGAAGGACGGCCTCGGCATTACCCGTGGCGGGAGGTTTTATCATTTCGGCGCCGCCGGGGTCGATAAAGGCCGCGCGGTGCGGAGGATACGCGAAACATTCCGGTCGACGGCGGGAGAAGCGGACATCGTGACGACCGGGATTGGCGACAGCGAAAACGACCTGCCGATGCTCCATGCCGTAAACCGCCCGGTGCTGGTAAGGAAGCCGGATGGAGGCGTAGTCGGCACGGAAATAGACGCGATGATAACCGGGGGAACAGGGCCCGAAGGTTTCACCGAGGCGGTGATGCTCCTTTTCGCGTAA
- a CDS encoding OmpA family protein gives MPRILATSLTIILLLWKTTGADGRDGRHILLPGGSAASLGRGGTGVSDAGVNSFFLNPASIAPLERFEMLLGHGSIGGDYNNTGLAAAYPSSYGTFGMSFNSISTTSRPGTLRTARFLSIGGAKEFTDRLSVGAALDMLHGTTPDGSGHFIGAGLGARYATGFSHALGGGLGIFHPSLGVAGRAGVPFGGKKKSSDLGMASAGYGLTFYRGARHSIAFLNEIAAIKEAGGYPVKFGLESWLYDSYALRAGCTVPGAYGHNAISLGAGWRLSRSEFDARLDYSLGYHRSEGLSHFLGLTMNYGALDREPPFITIAPAETHISPNYDGRQDYVIFTTTVRDASRIRGWRLQILNPDGGVVREYRLSDRDMEERLTPNTFIKKIVQKKESTVVPQSVLWDGTDARGRVVGDGRYRYSFIVWDERDNISSARTGVAHVDTTAPSVELKSDDLLFSPNDDRNKDTLAIAQNIVTEPDDVWTAEFRSAAGNTIKQYRWTGMEVPRKIIWNGTTDDGAEAPEGLYSYVIECIDKAGNIARGSIDEITLTRRYETADATASLRIFSPAIHRELAFLLLLSSISGLEEWKLTIENADRKMVRGFSGTTALERVVKWNGADTAGKTLPDGRYYYTLATRFNSGNAPSSFTKEIIFDGTPPELSMRFSPSLFSPDGDGTNDILTLYPSASDGFGIARWSILIYSNAGDLFKSFSGQTDPAPEIKWDGLSATGEVVESAADYFIEMEAVDIAGNHARSRRLRLPIDVLVMVTERGLRIRISNIEFAFDSAGLTARAFPILGRVADILNRYRTYSIRIEGHTDDIGEEEYNLRLSEERAKAVMDHLITRGIARERLSFRGMGETAAFLPNTNAENRRRNRRVEFILIRDEAHE, from the coding sequence ATGCCACGAATACTCGCTACATCCCTGACGATCATCCTTCTGCTGTGGAAAACCACGGGGGCTGACGGGCGCGACGGCAGGCACATATTGCTGCCCGGCGGCTCGGCAGCGTCACTCGGGCGCGGCGGGACCGGTGTTTCGGACGCCGGCGTTAACTCGTTCTTCCTGAACCCCGCGTCGATAGCGCCGCTGGAGCGTTTCGAAATGCTCCTGGGGCATGGAAGCATCGGCGGGGACTACAACAACACCGGGCTCGCCGCGGCCTACCCCTCATCCTACGGCACCTTCGGAATGTCGTTTAACTCGATCTCCACGACGTCACGACCGGGGACCCTGCGCACGGCGCGCTTCCTGTCGATCGGCGGTGCGAAGGAATTTACCGACCGTCTCTCGGTTGGGGCCGCCCTCGACATGCTCCACGGGACCACACCGGACGGCTCCGGTCATTTCATTGGCGCCGGCCTCGGAGCCAGGTATGCGACAGGATTCTCGCACGCCCTCGGCGGAGGGCTCGGCATTTTCCATCCCTCACTTGGCGTCGCTGGCAGGGCGGGCGTCCCTTTCGGCGGCAAAAAAAAATCCTCCGACCTCGGCATGGCCTCCGCGGGGTACGGTTTAACCTTCTATCGTGGGGCGCGCCATAGCATCGCATTTCTGAACGAGATCGCCGCGATTAAAGAGGCCGGCGGCTACCCGGTAAAATTCGGGTTGGAATCGTGGCTTTATGACAGTTACGCGCTACGGGCGGGCTGCACGGTGCCCGGCGCATACGGACATAACGCGATAAGCCTCGGTGCGGGATGGCGGCTCTCCCGCAGCGAATTCGACGCCCGGCTCGACTACTCCCTCGGCTATCACCGAAGCGAAGGACTTTCGCATTTCCTGGGACTCACCATGAATTACGGCGCGCTCGACCGCGAACCCCCTTTCATCACGATCGCGCCCGCCGAGACGCACATCTCCCCGAACTACGACGGAAGGCAGGACTACGTCATCTTCACGACAACCGTCCGCGACGCCAGCCGGATCAGGGGATGGCGTCTGCAGATATTGAACCCTGATGGCGGCGTTGTCCGCGAGTACCGGCTTTCCGACCGCGATATGGAAGAAAGACTGACGCCGAACACCTTTATCAAAAAGATAGTGCAGAAGAAGGAATCCACCGTAGTGCCGCAATCGGTGCTGTGGGACGGCACCGACGCCAGAGGGCGGGTGGTGGGCGACGGCCGCTATCGGTATTCGTTTATCGTATGGGACGAGCGCGACAACATCTCCTCGGCGCGCACCGGTGTCGCCCATGTCGACACGACGGCCCCCTCCGTCGAACTTAAAAGCGACGACCTCCTGTTCTCGCCCAATGACGACCGCAATAAAGACACCCTTGCCATAGCGCAGAATATCGTGACCGAACCGGATGACGTATGGACCGCGGAATTCAGGAGCGCGGCGGGGAACACGATAAAACAGTACCGCTGGACCGGCATGGAAGTTCCCCGGAAAATAATATGGAACGGCACCACCGATGACGGCGCGGAGGCCCCGGAAGGGCTTTATTCATACGTAATAGAATGCATTGATAAAGCCGGTAATATCGCCAGAGGATCGATCGACGAGATCACCCTCACCCGTCGCTACGAGACGGCCGACGCTACCGCCTCCCTGCGCATTTTCTCGCCCGCCATTCATCGGGAGCTCGCCTTCCTCCTGCTGCTTTCGTCCATCTCGGGCCTGGAAGAATGGAAACTTACCATTGAAAACGCCGACCGCAAGATGGTACGGGGATTTTCGGGCACCACCGCGCTCGAGCGGGTCGTGAAATGGAACGGCGCCGACACCGCGGGAAAGACGCTCCCTGACGGACGGTATTATTATACCCTCGCCACGCGATTCAACAGCGGCAATGCCCCTTCGTCGTTCACGAAGGAAATAATTTTCGACGGCACCCCTCCTGAACTTTCGATGCGTTTCTCGCCCTCGCTCTTTTCTCCCGATGGCGACGGGACGAACGACATTCTTACACTGTACCCGTCGGCATCGGATGGTTTCGGAATAGCTCGCTGGTCAATTTTGATTTATTCGAACGCCGGGGACCTGTTCAAATCGTTCAGCGGGCAGACCGATCCGGCCCCGGAGATAAAATGGGACGGCCTGAGCGCAACCGGAGAGGTTGTCGAATCGGCCGCGGATTATTTTATCGAGATGGAAGCGGTGGATATCGCCGGGAACCACGCGAGAAGCAGGAGGCTGCGGCTCCCGATCGACGTACTGGTGATGGTAACCGAGCGGGGCCTCAGGATACGAATCAGTAATATCGAGTTCGCGTTCGACAGCGCCGGGCTCACCGCCAGGGCCTTCCCCATACTCGGCCGGGTGGCCGACATCCTCAACCGATATCGTACCTACAGCATTCGAATAGAAGGCCACACGGACGATATCGGCGAAGAGGAGTACAACCTGCGGCTCTCCGAGGAGCGGGCCAAGGCGGTTATGGACCATCTGATAACAAGGGGCATCGCCCGCGAGCGGTTGAGCTTCAGGGGCATGGGGGAAACCGCCGCCTTTCTGCCCAACACCAACGCCGAAAATCGGCGGCGGAACCGGCGCGTGGAGTTTATCCTGATACGGGACGAGGCCCATGAGTAA
- a CDS encoding tetratricopeptide repeat protein yields the protein MDRDGQLTFSDDPLLVGVNAAHQLIEEGDFTGAVKKFDELLSVNPEYPGLMEGYRTAKFWNNRQREITRLDRGKQTADFLMTQWEIFKAYAQEKNLQNFSVYKSAMRYIFFTASENYKLAFQSQESTADNFELLLNLGLCFLTLGEYRQTVETLEYARSSYRSNARLLSLLAEAYYHTNEIPKSLLLFREAFSINPAEIEMGLLKAKPIQETLVAIAEKKPSATDAREWVPVIGFIEDIFFVKRQLNMQQVEGIRREIYSLEKSYQTLGRERIENSNIAPRLINKYLWMLDYFEFQQYNFESLSEIRSRLMQIDSDLFENFFKKNRKEPKAPR from the coding sequence ATGGATCGCGACGGACAACTCACATTTTCCGACGACCCGCTCCTGGTCGGCGTCAATGCCGCGCACCAACTCATCGAGGAAGGGGATTTTACCGGCGCGGTCAAAAAGTTCGACGAACTGCTTTCGGTAAACCCGGAATACCCCGGGCTGATGGAAGGCTACCGTACGGCGAAATTCTGGAACAACCGCCAGCGCGAGATTACGCGGCTCGATCGCGGCAAGCAGACGGCCGATTTTCTGATGACGCAGTGGGAGATATTCAAGGCTTACGCGCAGGAAAAAAATTTACAAAACTTCAGCGTCTACAAGTCGGCGATGCGCTACATATTCTTCACCGCATCCGAGAACTACAAGCTGGCCTTCCAGAGCCAGGAGAGCACCGCCGATAATTTCGAACTGCTGCTCAACCTGGGCCTCTGCTTTTTAACCCTCGGCGAATACCGCCAGACCGTGGAGACGCTTGAATACGCGCGCAGCTCATACCGCTCCAACGCGCGCCTGCTTTCGCTTCTCGCCGAGGCATATTATCACACGAACGAGATTCCGAAGTCCCTGCTGCTTTTCCGCGAGGCTTTCTCGATAAATCCCGCCGAGATTGAGATGGGTCTTCTGAAAGCCAAGCCCATACAGGAAACCCTGGTCGCCATTGCGGAGAAAAAGCCGTCAGCGACCGACGCGCGCGAGTGGGTCCCGGTTATCGGCTTCATCGAGGACATCTTTTTCGTAAAGCGCCAGCTGAACATGCAGCAGGTCGAGGGAATCCGCCGGGAGATTTACAGCCTCGAAAAGAGCTACCAGACACTGGGCAGGGAGCGTATCGAGAACTCGAACATCGCCCCCCGGCTCATCAACAAGTATCTATGGATGCTCGACTATTTCGAGTTCCAGCAGTACAATTTCGAGAGCCTGAGCGAAATCCGTTCACGCCTCATGCAGATCGACAGTGACCTCTTCGAGAATTTTTTCAAAAAGAACCGCAAGGAACCGAAAGCTCCCCGCTAA